Proteins encoded together in one Terriglobia bacterium window:
- a CDS encoding aminotransferase class I/II-fold pyridoxal phosphate-dependent enzyme: MITKQISAVLPADRMANVRYAIRDLAVLADEVARQGNRILYLNIGDPCKYDFKTPPHMIEAVHKAMIDGYNGYAESLGIKPAVEAIHRHAEQDGFKNIQSIFVCFGSGEAIDSCLTALVNPGDNVLTPSPEYPLYGAVLAKLSATPNAYDLDESNGWQPDLADIERKVNARTKAILLINPNNPTGAVYSRTTLESIAEIARRHNLMIFADEIYDKLIIDDDAKHISIATLAPDVPCITFNGLSKAYLVPGWRIGWGIATGPKELLAPYLEGVHKLLRARLSAPHPFQLAVAHALDGPQDHLKVVREKLRSRRDLTAQWASKTPRVSLVSPKGAFYAHPTLDIPDDDLSFVSDLLRQKHVLVVHGSGFGQVPGTRHMRIVFLPEEPVLTAAYEKISEFMKERYT, from the coding sequence ATGATTACAAAACAAATCTCCGCCGTTCTCCCCGCCGACCGCATGGCAAACGTTCGCTATGCCATTCGCGACCTCGCGGTACTTGCCGATGAAGTAGCTCGACAGGGCAATAGAATCCTCTACCTCAACATCGGCGACCCCTGCAAGTACGATTTCAAAACCCCGCCGCACATGATCGAGGCTGTGCACAAGGCGATGATCGACGGCTATAACGGCTACGCCGAATCGCTGGGCATCAAGCCCGCCGTCGAGGCGATCCACCGCCACGCCGAGCAGGACGGCTTCAAGAACATCCAAAGCATCTTCGTCTGCTTCGGCTCCGGCGAGGCCATCGACAGCTGCCTCACGGCACTCGTCAACCCCGGTGACAACGTACTGACGCCGAGCCCCGAATATCCACTCTATGGCGCCGTGCTGGCAAAACTGAGCGCGACTCCAAATGCCTACGATCTCGACGAGTCGAATGGCTGGCAGCCGGATCTCGCAGATATCGAGCGCAAGGTTAACGCGCGCACGAAAGCCATTCTTCTCATTAATCCGAACAACCCCACCGGCGCCGTTTACTCGCGCACGACTCTCGAATCGATTGCCGAAATCGCGCGCCGCCACAACCTGATGATCTTCGCCGACGAGATCTACGACAAGCTGATCATCGACGACGACGCGAAGCACATCTCGATCGCAACCCTCGCGCCCGACGTTCCCTGCATCACTTTCAATGGCTTATCGAAAGCCTACCTCGTGCCCGGATGGCGCATCGGCTGGGGCATTGCCACCGGACCGAAGGAACTGTTGGCCCCATATCTCGAAGGCGTCCACAAACTGCTGCGCGCCCGACTCTCGGCGCCGCATCCGTTCCAGTTGGCCGTCGCACACGCTCTCGACGGCCCTCAAGACCACCTGAAGGTGGTCCGCGAGAAACTCCGCAGCCGTCGTGACCTGACCGCGCAGTGGGCATCGAAGACCCCGCGCGTCTCCTTGGTCTCGCCGAAGGGCGCCTTCTACGCCCACCCGACGCTCGACATCCCCGACGACGACCTGAGCTTCGTCAGCGACCTTCTCCGTCAGAAACACGTCCTCGTCGTGCACGGTTCCGGCTTCGGCCAGGTGCCCGGCACGAGGCACATGCGCATCGTCTTCCTGCCTGAAGAACCGGTGCTCACGGCGGCGTACGAGAAGATCAGCGAATTTATGAAAGAGAGATACACCTAA
- a CDS encoding aldehyde dehydrogenase family protein gives MATSELTSSLGTSPVGKSRIFKNFIDGEWVESTTGQTFENINPADTRDVVAIFQKSGKEDVDAAVDAAKRAFRKWSLTPAPHRAELVYRASQILMERKEECSRDMTREMGKILKETRGDTQEAIDTGFYMAGEGRRMYGHTTPSELPNKFAMCIRQPIGVCGMITPWNFPMAIPSWKLFPAIIAGNTCVIKPAQDTPLSTFNFVRALVDAGLPKGVINIVSGTGSMVGTPLTEHPDVRAISLTGSTAVGKIVGAECAKTFKRCSLELGGKNPMIVLDDANLELALEGALWGAFGTTGQRCTATSRIIVQKGVYNEFVHRLVERAKKLKVGNGLDETVEMGPAVNKAQLETDLSYVEIGKNEGAKLMCGGNRLDSGDYQYGFFMEPTVFSEVDRKMRIAQEEIFGPVVSIIPCDNLEDAIEIANGVAYGLSSALYTKDINRAFGAIRDLEAGITYINAPTIGAEVHLPFGGVKQTGNGHREGGIGAFDFYTEWKAVYVDYSDKLQKAQIDRVD, from the coding sequence CGGAACTTACTTCTTCCCTCGGGACCAGCCCGGTCGGGAAGTCGCGCATTTTTAAGAACTTCATCGATGGCGAGTGGGTCGAATCCACCACCGGCCAGACCTTCGAAAACATCAATCCGGCCGACACCCGGGACGTCGTAGCCATTTTCCAGAAATCCGGCAAAGAAGACGTCGACGCCGCTGTTGACGCCGCCAAGAGGGCATTCCGGAAGTGGAGCCTCACGCCGGCCCCGCATCGCGCCGAGTTGGTCTACCGGGCCTCACAAATCCTGATGGAGCGCAAAGAAGAGTGCTCGCGCGACATGACTCGCGAGATGGGCAAGATACTGAAAGAGACCCGCGGCGACACCCAGGAAGCCATCGATACCGGCTTCTACATGGCCGGCGAAGGCCGTCGCATGTATGGTCACACAACGCCAAGCGAACTCCCCAACAAATTCGCGATGTGCATACGCCAACCCATCGGTGTCTGCGGCATGATCACCCCGTGGAACTTCCCCATGGCCATCCCATCCTGGAAGCTCTTCCCCGCCATCATCGCCGGCAACACCTGCGTTATCAAGCCGGCGCAGGACACACCACTCTCGACGTTTAACTTCGTCCGCGCCCTCGTCGATGCTGGCCTGCCCAAAGGCGTCATCAACATCGTCTCCGGAACCGGTTCGATGGTTGGCACGCCGCTCACCGAGCATCCCGACGTCCGCGCGATTTCGCTGACCGGCTCAACCGCCGTAGGAAAGATCGTCGGCGCCGAGTGCGCCAAGACCTTCAAGCGCTGCTCGCTCGAACTCGGCGGCAAGAACCCCATGATCGTCCTCGACGACGCCAACCTCGAACTGGCGCTCGAAGGCGCGCTCTGGGGCGCGTTCGGCACCACCGGACAGCGCTGCACAGCCACCAGCCGCATCATCGTGCAGAAAGGTGTCTATAACGAGTTTGTTCATCGCCTCGTCGAGCGCGCCAAGAAACTGAAGGTCGGCAACGGCCTCGACGAGACCGTCGAGATGGGTCCCGCCGTCAACAAGGCGCAGTTAGAGACTGACCTGAGCTACGTTGAGATCGGCAAGAACGAAGGTGCCAAGCTGATGTGCGGCGGCAACCGCCTGGATTCCGGAGACTACCAGTACGGCTTCTTCATGGAGCCGACCGTGTTCTCCGAAGTCGATCGCAAGATGCGCATCGCGCAGGAAGAAATCTTCGGCCCCGTCGTCTCGATCATTCCTTGCGACAACCTCGAAGACGCGATCGAAATCGCAAACGGCGTGGCCTACGGCCTGTCGTCGGCACTGTATACCAAGGACATCAATCGTGCCTTCGGAGCGATTCGCGATCTCGAAGCCGGTATCACCTACATCAACGCACCGACCATCGGCGCAGAGGTTCACCTGCCCTTCGGCGGCGTGAAGCAGACCGGCAACGGTCACCGCGAAGGCGGCATCGGCGCATTCGATTTCTACACCGAGTGGAAGGCCGTCTACGTCGACTACTCCGACAAGCTGCAGAAGGCCCAGATCGATCGCGTGGATTAA
- a CDS encoding CpsB/CapC family capsule biosynthesis tyrosine phosphatase, whose translation MVDIHSHVLPGVDDGARSWEIAVEMCRMAAADGITHMVATPHANDEFAYDRQAHEAVLAQLRERVNGAIELTLGCDVHMSFDNVMTLRKNPAKFCIGRTNYFLVEFSDFGMSRMMVSMLKEFLDNGLRPIITHPERNRTLQQTPGTIIEMAEIGCAIQVTANSFTGFWGSVPKKTAQWLLRQGAVHVLATDSHDPVHRRPILSEGRAAVEQLAGEEAAELLVSRNPEAIVRGESLI comes from the coding sequence ATGGTTGACATTCACAGTCACGTTTTGCCGGGCGTTGATGACGGCGCCAGATCGTGGGAGATCGCGGTCGAGATGTGTCGCATGGCCGCCGCCGACGGCATTACGCACATGGTTGCGACGCCGCACGCGAACGACGAATTCGCCTACGACCGGCAGGCCCATGAAGCTGTGCTCGCGCAACTACGCGAGAGGGTGAATGGTGCGATAGAACTGACGCTCGGATGCGACGTTCATATGTCGTTCGACAACGTCATGACGCTGCGCAAAAACCCGGCGAAGTTCTGCATCGGCAGAACGAACTACTTCCTTGTGGAGTTCAGCGATTTCGGCATGTCGCGCATGATGGTCAGTATGCTGAAAGAATTTCTCGACAACGGCTTGCGCCCCATCATCACTCATCCGGAACGCAATCGGACACTGCAGCAGACGCCCGGGACCATCATCGAGATGGCGGAGATCGGATGCGCGATTCAGGTGACCGCGAATTCGTTCACCGGGTTCTGGGGTAGCGTGCCGAAGAAAACCGCGCAATGGTTGCTGAGGCAGGGTGCGGTGCATGTGCTCGCGACGGACTCGCACGATCCGGTACACCGCCGTCCGATCCTCTCCGAGGGCCGAGCGGCAGTGGAGCAATTGGCTGGCGAAGAAGCGGCGGAGTTACTTGTGAGCAGGAACCCCGAGGCCATTGTCCGGGGTGAAAGCCTGATCTAA
- a CDS encoding 3-oxoacyl-[acyl-carrier-protein] synthase III C-terminal domain-containing protein, translating into MSFIRAFGSYLPSRVVKNEEIGWFIGRTPEWIVGVSGIEQRRFAAEYEDVAALATCAGEACLRSDHISPKDIGLVIVTSGTSPRSFPGPAATVAEKLGLTRAAAIDLPMASAGSIFALAMARDLAPRYANVLVIGSEKMSTVALRQPINRSSAALFGDGAGACLVSARDGFLEIVDSMLHTDGTGSEDLRLGFVSPLEMRGRNVIRNANKKLPAAIREVLHNSDLHPKEVEAFLVHQANQHVVESVAHAIGADKASFPLNIREYGNTSSASMLIIADEYFRGRTTKPGHYFVFAAFGAGYHWGAVLAKSRRG; encoded by the coding sequence ATGTCATTCATCCGAGCCTTCGGGTCTTATCTTCCATCCCGCGTCGTCAAGAACGAAGAGATCGGATGGTTCATCGGGCGTACGCCCGAGTGGATCGTCGGCGTCTCCGGCATCGAGCAGCGCCGGTTTGCCGCCGAATACGAAGACGTCGCGGCGCTCGCAACATGCGCGGGCGAAGCCTGCCTGCGCTCGGACCATATCTCTCCCAAGGACATTGGACTGGTCATCGTCACCAGCGGAACATCTCCACGCAGTTTTCCCGGCCCTGCGGCAACAGTCGCGGAAAAGCTCGGCCTTACCCGCGCAGCCGCTATTGATCTTCCAATGGCCAGTGCGGGGTCGATTTTTGCATTGGCTATGGCCCGGGACCTCGCGCCACGTTACGCCAATGTTTTGGTTATTGGTTCGGAGAAGATGTCAACCGTGGCGCTGCGCCAGCCGATCAACCGGTCATCAGCGGCACTGTTTGGAGATGGCGCCGGCGCGTGCCTGGTGAGCGCGCGAGATGGGTTCCTGGAGATTGTGGATTCGATGCTGCATACGGACGGGACGGGCAGCGAGGATCTGCGGCTGGGATTTGTTTCGCCGCTCGAAATGCGTGGACGAAACGTGATCCGCAATGCCAATAAGAAGCTTCCGGCGGCCATCCGCGAAGTCCTGCACAACAGCGACCTGCACCCCAAAGAAGTCGAGGCCTTCCTCGTCCACCAGGCCAATCAGCACGTGGTCGAATCGGTCGCGCACGCGATCGGCGCCGACAAGGCCAGCTTCCCGCTCAACATCCGCGAGTACGGCAATACGTCATCGGCGTCGATGCTGATCATTGCCGACGAATACTTCCGCGGCCGGACGACCAAACCGGGACACTACTTCGTGTTCGCGGCGTTCGGGGCGGGGTATCACTGGGGAGCGGTGCTGGCTAAGAGCAGGAGAGGGTGA
- a CDS encoding GAF domain-containing protein, producing the protein MTRTSPRRKAPGNLSLEFDRITNQIPIVLWTTDRELNFTSVSGGGVGALQDAMKTSVPPGSIFDLLQSHEASLPPIRNHLRALAGESVGYEYEFAGRVYDTHLEPLFAEREIIGVIGVAIDITDQKGAARYRETQFATTRILAQSTTLHEAIVHLLEAICQGVDWDFGRMWRRDEGTKRLRLEAQWQGPQFFADAPIASAEICPGNHCIGCLVAANGEAMWTTDVAEDKSAGPEIINAGLRSYFAVPVQHAHQTVGVMEFFSRAVRYPDFELLKAMTDIGSQIGFFIERKNAEDERERSEKLQSALYRIASLTSAATDLDEFYRSIHNIVSELMEAGNFYIAVLSEDGERIEAPYFVDEEDETPPPPEAWRGGLTEYVLRTGAPLLVDPEKFEQMAVESKVVSRGAPSLDWLGVPLKSGDKTFGVLVVQSYSEKSRFGLKEAEILNFVSQQVASAIVQRRGQDALRRSEERYRSQVQSAVYGLYRSSVQGKFLDVNPALVQMLGYDSAEELYAMDMARDLYANPEQRQILVNEFANAQRIEGVETRWKRKDGKIITVRISGRAGLKYPGEPESFEMIAEDVTERRMLEEQLLHSQKMEAVGRLAGGVAHDFNNLLTVIKGYSELMLNEVTEKDPMRAEVEEIRRAAERAASLTRQLLAFSRRQVLEPKVLDLNTVIGNMQKLLQRLLGEDVELQVSLNPSLGHVKADPGQVEQVIMNLAVNARDAMPHGGKLTLETSNHVIDETYAREHAIVHAGNYAMMAVTDNGVGMDPDTVSHIFEPFFTTKELGKGTGLGLSTVYGIVKQSGGYIWVYSEPGRGTSFKIYLPIVSSGKPDETGSRPALTPSYRGTETILLVEDEDGVRALVREVLQRNGYHVLETRNGGEALLACEQHPDKIHLLLSDVVLAQMTGTELSRRLMPLRLEMKVLFISGYTEEAIIHQGVLEEGTAFLQKPFTPNVLARKVREVLDNK; encoded by the coding sequence GTGACAAGGACCTCTCCGCGCCGTAAAGCCCCCGGCAATCTCTCCCTCGAGTTCGACCGTATTACCAACCAGATCCCAATCGTTCTCTGGACGACCGACCGCGAATTGAATTTCACGTCCGTTTCTGGAGGCGGCGTCGGTGCATTGCAAGACGCGATGAAAACGAGCGTTCCACCGGGTTCCATCTTCGATCTCCTCCAGTCGCACGAGGCCAGTTTGCCGCCTATTCGCAACCATCTACGCGCGCTCGCAGGCGAGTCCGTCGGCTACGAATACGAATTCGCAGGCCGCGTGTATGACACGCACCTCGAACCACTGTTCGCCGAGCGCGAAATCATCGGGGTAATCGGCGTCGCTATCGATATCACCGACCAGAAGGGCGCGGCCCGCTACCGCGAGACACAATTCGCGACCACCCGCATCCTCGCCCAATCCACCACTCTGCACGAGGCCATCGTCCATCTCCTCGAAGCCATCTGCCAGGGCGTCGATTGGGACTTCGGCCGCATGTGGCGACGCGACGAGGGCACGAAGCGGTTGCGACTCGAAGCACAGTGGCAGGGCCCTCAATTCTTCGCCGATGCGCCCATCGCTTCAGCCGAAATCTGTCCCGGCAACCATTGCATCGGATGTCTCGTCGCAGCAAACGGCGAGGCCATGTGGACAACAGACGTCGCCGAAGATAAGAGCGCGGGGCCGGAGATCATCAATGCCGGTCTGCGCTCCTATTTCGCGGTCCCCGTACAGCACGCGCATCAGACCGTCGGAGTCATGGAATTCTTCAGTCGCGCCGTCCGCTATCCCGACTTCGAACTGCTCAAGGCGATGACGGACATAGGCAGCCAGATCGGCTTCTTCATAGAGCGCAAGAATGCGGAAGACGAGCGTGAGCGTTCGGAAAAGCTTCAATCCGCGTTGTACCGTATTGCCAGCCTCACGAGCGCTGCCACCGACCTTGACGAGTTCTACCGCTCGATTCACAACATCGTCTCCGAACTCATGGAGGCTGGGAATTTCTACATCGCCGTGCTTTCTGAGGACGGCGAACGAATTGAAGCTCCGTATTTCGTTGACGAGGAGGATGAAACTCCTCCGCCTCCCGAGGCCTGGCGTGGTGGATTGACCGAGTACGTGCTTCGCACGGGCGCGCCGTTGCTGGTGGATCCGGAAAAATTCGAGCAGATGGCCGTCGAAAGCAAGGTCGTTTCGCGCGGCGCACCTTCGCTCGACTGGCTTGGCGTGCCGCTCAAATCGGGCGACAAAACTTTCGGCGTACTCGTCGTCCAGAGCTACTCGGAAAAATCCCGCTTCGGTCTGAAGGAAGCCGAGATCTTGAACTTCGTATCGCAGCAGGTCGCGAGCGCGATCGTGCAGCGACGCGGCCAGGACGCGCTGCGGCGCTCGGAAGAACGCTACCGCTCGCAGGTGCAGAGCGCCGTCTATGGCCTCTATCGCTCCAGCGTTCAGGGAAAATTCCTCGACGTCAATCCGGCGCTCGTTCAGATGCTCGGTTACGATTCGGCGGAAGAGTTGTATGCGATGGACATGGCGCGCGATCTCTACGCCAATCCCGAGCAGAGGCAGATTCTTGTTAACGAATTCGCGAACGCGCAGCGCATCGAGGGCGTCGAGACCCGCTGGAAACGCAAGGACGGCAAGATCATCACCGTGCGCATCAGTGGCCGCGCGGGCCTGAAATATCCCGGCGAGCCCGAGAGCTTCGAGATGATCGCCGAGGACGTTACCGAGCGCCGCATGCTCGAAGAGCAACTCCTGCATTCGCAAAAAATGGAAGCTGTCGGTCGCCTCGCCGGCGGCGTCGCGCACGACTTCAACAACTTGCTGACCGTGATCAAGGGTTACAGCGAGCTGATGCTCAACGAGGTCACCGAAAAAGATCCAATGCGCGCCGAGGTCGAAGAGATCCGCCGCGCAGCCGAGCGAGCCGCTTCCCTCACCCGCCAGTTGCTCGCCTTCAGCCGGCGCCAGGTGCTCGAACCCAAGGTACTCGATCTGAACACCGTCATCGGGAACATGCAGAAGCTGCTGCAAAGACTCCTCGGTGAAGACGTCGAGTTGCAGGTCTCGCTCAATCCCAGCCTCGGCCATGTCAAGGCCGATCCCGGACAGGTCGAGCAGGTCATCATGAACCTCGCCGTCAATGCGCGCGACGCAATGCCGCACGGCGGCAAACTCACTCTGGAGACGAGCAATCACGTCATTGACGAGACCTACGCGCGCGAGCATGCCATAGTCCATGCTGGAAACTACGCGATGATGGCTGTTACCGATAACGGTGTTGGCATGGACCCCGATACCGTCTCGCACATCTTCGAGCCATTCTTTACCACCAAGGAATTGGGCAAAGGAACGGGACTCGGTCTTTCCACCGTTTACGGCATCGTCAAGCAGAGCGGCGGATACATATGGGTCTACAGCGAACCGGGACGCGGAACCAGCTTTAAGATCTATCTTCCGATCGTCTCGTCAGGCAAACCCGACGAGACCGGCTCGCGTCCGGCGCTGACTCCCTCCTATCGCGGAACCGAAACCATTCTCCTCGTCGAAGATGAAGATGGCGTGCGCGCGCTCGTCCGCGAAGTGCTGCAGCGTAATGGATATCACGTGCTCGAGACGCGCAACGGCGGCGAGGCCCTGCTCGCCTGCGAACAGCATCCGGACAAGATTCACCTTCTGCTGAGCGATGTCGTGCTGGCGCAGATGACCGGGACGGAGCTCTCTCGTCGCCTGATGCCGCTACGTCTCGAGATGAAGGTGCTGTTCATCTCCGGATACACCGAAGAAGCCATCATTCACCAGGGCGTGCTGGAAGAAGGAACGGCGTTCCTGCAGAAGCCGTTCACGCCAAACGTGCTTGCCCGCAAAGTCCGCGAAGTTCTCGACAACAAGTAA